A region of the Falco rusticolus isolate bFalRus1 chromosome 6, bFalRus1.pri, whole genome shotgun sequence genome:
TACTATTTAACATGGTACTATTGTAAAACAAGTACAGACCATCTGATAGAGCTGTGTGATCTACCAATATCCAGGGAACCTGTTTTTAATCTCTGCAATGGACCTTCTGCAGCCGCTCAGACCCACTGGTGCTTTTGCATTGCCTGACCCATGTGTGgcttgccttttcctttttatgctgTGGAACTAACTGCTTGCACAATTTGGCCTGCTTCCATAATCTGACTGGAGGTTAAAAGAACATGATTAGTCCCTAAGCTGATCCCTTTCAGCCTAAAAGAGGCACCACTAAAGGCAATTTGAACACAAAGAGCTTGTTTCCCCTGGAAATTTCAAagctttaatgttttaaataggCTTGCAATTTCCTATCCTTGGCTTTTCTATCATGACTCTAGAATCCTAGCTGAGGTTATGGAGATTTTTAATACCACATTTCACGTTTTTTGtcaaagtacattttaaataccCCATAATCATAAATACAAAAGATGtcttctgcttgcttgcttttcttctttaatctgTTCCATCAGGTCAGATTTTGAGGAACTGATACGAGGAGAGGGGTGCATCATAGGGTAGTCCCATTGGTGTGCTCGTCACTTGGAGGGAGCTGCTAGATCAACATGtaatttgagattattttttctacttcttgTAGAACTACCCTGTGTTTGGCTATTGCTGTATTGTCTCTACCAGAATGATTAATGCCGTTGGGCCTAAAAAGTTGCATATTTTTACCTTTGGAATAGAACAGTTTGTACCAGTGACAACCTCAATGCATAGATAACATTGATATGTACATATTGTACATTAGGAGAAAATTTAGATGTTTAATGCTTAATTAATGCTTACTATTGATTTGTTTACTCAGTTATGTTAGCAGCTCTCTTATTACTTTAGTATTTGCATTCTTGattatgagaaatattttatgactAAACAGTCTGTCTGATACCTCCTTCATTTCTAGGACCTGAGGTTTATCAAAATTCAAAGAAACTTGCCTTGATGCAAAATTTGTCCTTGTGTTAGAATTTCAAAGTGAGTCACTTAAATGATAAAGAATCAAATACTAATGGGAAATAAATTTCCTTATCAGCTGAAATAGTAAGATCAGAAATGTTACGGTAATATAAATAAGGTTCTGTCACACCATACTTACTGCAGTGATGTTTaattctttctgaaacacaagagctgtattttcaaaagtttaGCATAACATTAAACTACAGGGATATAGCATGTATAGTTCTGATAATTTTACATCATTCaatttcaataatttttcaagcagtaaatgagaaaaaatatttatgcaaataaCAAAGATAAGTGGTAAGGGACACTGAAATATATCtagaataaaacaaataatattaaagaaatacaattctAGCATTCTTTAGTTTGCTTCCCATCTATGCTGCTagtatacatttaaaattaagtgtaaGATCTCAGTGTAATTCAAATAACTATGTATGTATTCAAAAGACTAAGTTGTAGGTAGAAGTAATAACTTTTATATTACCAAAATAGTTGAAAAAATTAGATAAGCTTTCAGGCATGTAAAATAAAAGCCCCAAATGTTAAAGCTTGCTACAAGTTGAGAACAATTGCTTAATAGTTAGACCAGCTCTGGAAAGAAGTTAGTTGGCAGCAGTACAGTTAAGGTGATGCTAGTCATTAGGGAGGAAAGAGGGGTATTAAGGCGGTGGCCTCTTAGGTAAAAGAGAGAAGTAAACAGTTTATAGTTTGTGGAACCTGGAGAAGTTATCTGGTGCAACTAGAACATGCTATGAAGGCAATTCCTTCCACTGAATCTGTGCTCTTGCATACAcgtatttcagattttcctaGGCTGCCTAGCATTAGAGCCATTGTCTAAATCGTAGCTCTTGCCGTAATTGCTGTTAAAACAGGAATGTGCAGTCTGCGATAGGTTCTTGCAGTTGATACATCTCTTATATCTGGGATAATCAATCACTGAGTCAACTGGGCTCAAATTCCATGAAATCCTATCCCACCCATTTTGTCATTTGCTTGGCTTCCAAAGGATAACTGGGTATTACTTGTGTAGACAGACAGTTGCTAGCATCAGAAAGGCTCTGAGTCACTCCTCTTATCTGCCACACCTCCCTGTAGATGTGTCCAGGCTGTTTAAGttgctctgtgctctgcagctaCTCTAGTGAGTCCCCAGGTCACCtgcctcctgcatccctgcctttCTCTATGCTGGCAAAGTCCGAGATGGGTTACGCTTGCTGCATAAATGCACTGTGTTTCTGTCTGATCATCAGTGATAACCTGATGTCCTGTTAGAAAAGAGGGATCTTCATCCACCTGTGCTAAATTAGTTTGTCTGTGAATAATTTATGGTTTTTATATGATAATTTGGCTTACCTTTGTATCACTTAGTGAATCtactgtttctttgtttatttgagTTGTTTGCCCCCCTGACTTGATTAGGAAAATACTTCATTCTTTGCTTGGCAAATGCAAGTCTAGTGGTTTCTCACaacaaactgttctgtgaaagCTGTTTTTACCAAAGTTTCCTTTATGACAGCCTTCCCTTGAGCATCTGTGCAACCTTTCCCCATATGGAAAGGTGATAAAGGAGAATCCCTTCCAGCCTCTCTGGCAGCCTTGGCTGGGGTAGCCAGTTTAATgtaaggaaaaagcagatgcCACTCCACATCACAGAGTGATGTTTCTTCTATCATTATGCATTTTGCATCATGTCTGCAAACGTTTTCTGCATGAATTTATTCTTCTGGTTCTAGTATTCTGTTCTTAGATGGGCTACAGCCCTTCGTCCCCATTTCTCTGTCCTTGTCACATGGCTTTTTGAAGGCCCTTCTGAGGCTACATCACTTGAGATAACTACCAGTAGTATCTGCTGAGGGGTATCTTCGTGCTAAGGAGGCACATAACCTGTTACTCCATTggctgttgtttctttcttttaaaggcatCTCCTAGAGAGCACACCAGATGCAAAGAACCGGGCTTAGCCCACAGCCTGGATGAAAGGTGAAGTACATCTTGCTAATGGCCATTGAAGAGGTTAGAACTGGAGTGTCAGGAGCCTGAATCGTCATCCTCTGTATGAGCAATGCAGAGAGAGAGCAAGAGCAAGagtgagcaggagctgctctaGAGGATCTCTAACAAGACAGGCTTTTCTTGGGTGATTGTTGAGTGGCTGACAAGGGTGGTGGCAGGGCCGCTCTGTAACAACAGCACAATGCAAGGTGAAGCTAAATGTAGAGGTAACTCTGGGCCACTGCTTCTTTCAAGACTAAAACCCTAACCTGTCCAGGCCTTTGGACCTGATGTTCTCGGTGAAGGtgaaacaaacagaacattACAAGGTTAGAGAGTCACTCAACATTTGCTCTTTAAAAAGGAGCTTGGCAGCTGTGGTGCTTTTGTACCAGCAAGACAGTTGTGTTCTATAAAATGAATTATAGacctgttcctttctttttattctgtgttcCACATCCATTTTACTATTATTCTATTTGTTCTAGAACCGGGTTGTGTCATTCACAGTGCCACCAAAGGGATGCTGTCTGAGTTCTTTGCGTAATCTGCATTTAACCCTGAGTCAAAGTCTTCTATGTCTTTGCTTGTTCAGAAGTTTGAATTCAGACTTCAGGCTAAAACTAAATGTAATCACTGTACTAAGTTAAATAAGAGAAGCAGCATTTGTCACTGCCACTCATTATGGCTTTTATGTGTACTAAACAGATATGCAGAATAAATCAAATGTATCTACAGTGTCATTTCATTCTAAttataatattttctaaaaaaaagtttcaatcTTAATATGCACTTCGTTCTAATTGgtttctgaaaagctgtcagTATGAAGTGAAATCATTTTATAGCAGTATGTCTGTTAATACCattgattttattaaatgtgGAAGAGATAAAAATTCAGCCATTAAGTAGCTTATAAGCCTTACCAACACTGTGGTTcattacaaattattatttaccAACCTGGTTGTGattttttccatgaaagaaGATTTAATAATATTGATGTGAACTCAAGAAATAGGAATGAGActttttatatgtataaaatatagTTGTATCTTGTTGCAGCGAGACTTTCTGTCCCCACACCCAAGTTCTGATGCAGGTAAAGTGAACAGAGAACAAAGTGTTCCCCTGAAATGGTAGGAGGACGCTTGAGAGatcttgctttctctctcactTTCACTTTAAAAGATCTCAATTTCTGTCTGTCCTCCAAGTTACCAGAGaccagttaaaaaagaaattgacaTGTGGTTTTCCTGCAAATTTTGCAAAATCTGCAAATGGAAACTTTCTGTAGAAAGACACCCCGCAGATGTAATTTTTAAGAACGTTTTTATTGGCTCTGCTATTCAGAGTTAGAGAGGAGGTTTTGCTAggaatatgtttaaaatattttgcaagcaGATGTGAGTTTACTCCATTCACCATTTGGTGCAATCCAGGTAGCTGTGGTAAGCGCAGTAAGAAATCCTGCCAACAGAGTGTGGATTTAGCACTAACCTGCCATGCCTGTGAGTTTCTTGGAGCCTTGAGAATGGACAGAGTGGGTTGATGTGTGCCTGTAAAATACCACATGAATATGGAAACTCCTTGCCCTGCCCCCAAAGGTCTGGAATCTGGAAGAGAATAATGGAACAAACTAGATTATAGCTAAATGATTGTTCATTTCAGTAAAGACATGCCATAATtctcttaatttatttcatagAGAAAACTAATTGCATTTAATTGAGTCATGATAAAATACAACAGCTTTTGTAATGGATAAGtcctatttatttctgtttagagATTCAAAACCTTGTTTTACAGAATaatgttcttttgttttggcAGAAACCCTTAATCACATAGGCATATgagaaagttttaatttttaaagactatCAATGTCAAATAACTTTGGGGGGTTTTAAAattgttacatttaaaataaaaaggggctTTTCATGAAGCCACTGGCATTGAACTATTGATATCCAGTCACAAGTGGTATTgggggccagttctgtttaatatcaGTATCAacgatctggatgaggggaccaagtgcaccctcagtaagtttgcagatgacaccaagttgcaggggagtgttgatctactggagggcaggaaggctctgcagagggagctggacaagctggaccgatgggccaaggccagttgtatgaggttcaacaaggaggagtgccgggtcctgcacttgggtcacaacaaccccacgcagTGCTATAGGCgtggggaagagtggctggaaagctgcctggtggaaaaggacctggtggtgctggttgacagccggctgaatatgagccagcagtgtgcccaggtggccaagaaggccaacagcatcctggactgtatcagaaatagtgtcaccagcaggacaagggcagtgattaCCCCTGCTGTACTCGGCACTGATGAAGCCGcacctcaaacactgtgttcagttttgggcccctcattACAAGGCACACATTGAGGTTCAGCAGCGTGGTCCAAAGAAGGACAACAAAACTGGTGAAGGatctagagcacaagtcttatgaggagtgtCTGAGGGGattggggctgttcagcccaGAGAAAAGGAGTCTCACAGGAGACCTTACTGATCTCTATCTGAAAAGTACATCTACGACctggaaggaggttgtagcgaggtgggtgttggtctctttgCCCAAGCAACgagtgataggatgagagggaagttgtgccaggggaggtttgggttgagtattaggaaaaatttcttcactgaagtggtggtcaagcattggaacaggctgcccagggatgtggtagaatcaccatccctggaaatgtttaaaaagcatgtagatgtggcacttagggacatggtttagtggtggacttggcagtcttggATTAATGGTTTGGTTGtacttggtgatcttaaaggtcttttccaacctaaatgattctatgattatatgGAAATTGCCCAGATAGCATAAAAAAGGAAGTGAATTGCAAAGGATGAGAATTTCCAGAGATATTTGGAATGTGAAATGTAATACTATATGTGaaatttctgagatttttttgaatAATGCTATGGGCTTACTTCTCTTTCAGAAATTGTGTACTTAGCACCCTAGGccttttttcagttctttcctttgcaaaagaaaaggtttctCACAGAGAGAGAGGAAGCCCTGTGTCCTTTAGTAGTGATGGTGCAGGGAGGGAGTTCAGTTTGTTGCTCTGTCTGTTACCTGAATTGCTGCTGAACAGATAATAGTGAACACTGGCTGCATACTTTTTCTGGATTAGTCCTTCCACTTAGACAGCTATCTCAAATTCCCTATTAATTTCATAATCATGTTCATAATTGGTGGGTTGGACTGATTTCTGTTCATAGACATGCTTATGTGACGCCTGCTTGCAGTGTTGGAGATCTGTGATAGTGTCCAAATGTAGCCTGTTTGTTTCTCATACCATGAGagatataatattttttttccccatgggtGCActgctaagatttttttaaaaacagaaatattttaagagatCTGTGATGAAAATTACCGCCTGTAAATCACAAGCAGTCACTGGTTTgctttgcctctgctttttAGCCTCTCACATTATTCACCCAGCCCAACTTTAGCTTTGCGTGTTAAATCATCCCCAGCTTTGACATGTAGCCTTCTCCTCTGCAACAGACCATCAGcctttctttatttctgagcCTAGTAAAGCCACCAAAGAGATCACAACTTTTTCATACCTGGCTTATAGCATCTTAATTTTAATCTATAATGTTATCTAGTATTAATTCTAAAACTCATTGATTAAACTCAGAAAGTATTTCTGAGTCTGATTATAAGAAGccttgtaaaagaaaatagaattatCCTGAACTGGCTTGTTTCATTTGTTACTCTTACTTACACAAAACTGTCAAATatggctttctctttttaaaccCATGCCTGTTAATGTTTCTCATGTAATAGACAGCCAggtatgaaaaatgaaaaaaaaaatcctcataaGTGATGAAGCTTTGAATTGATGAACTTTAAATTTATGAAGATTTCTGATCTGGTAAACTAAAGTGAGCTATTTGATTTGTAGTCCACAAGGAGccaagaagaggagaaaaaagatctAGCTTTGCATAAAAGAGAGTCAGTTTTAttgggaaaggcagaaatgtttctgtagtAGAGACTTGGGTGATCTGAATAGGTTTAATAAAACGCACTTAAAATTATGgaataaatatgtattaataTGTGCTGAAGTCTGTAAGAAAGGATTCTTAAAGGGGATATGTAGAATGAGCTGTATTCATAGTCACTGTGTGTcatagaaatttttaaaagaactattTGCTAAAGTGCTAAAATTATCTAAAACACCTACAAGGTAATAATATATTATTGACTTTGCTGCAGCCCAGTCCAGAGATAAATCATCTGTTAAgacttctgaatattttaacCTTTAATCCTGATATATCGCTACTAAGAGCACTAGCTTTCTGCTACTGTCTGTATCACTGATTGAAGATCTATTGCCTATATTTACAGCAATGAAAGActtctggaaatttttttttaagatgtcaTGTGAATCTGAAAACTGCTACTATTTCATAACTGTGTTAAAATATAGtagctttttaaaagtcatgAATATTTTGATTATCAAGATATATCTACAGATTAACAAAGTGCTGTTTATATTTGCAGACACAGCCTTTGCTTGcctcaatatttctttttttttttttttttttctctcagggCACAATACAGAACTATGATAGCAACCGGAGGAGTCATAACAGGACTGGCTGCCTTAAAAAGGCAAGACTCTGCCAGATCTCAGCAACATGTAAATCTTGCCACAGCACCAGCTTCTGAGGAGAAGAAACCAGTTAGACGCCGGCCCAGGGCAGATGTAGTAATTGTTAGGGGCAAAATCCGTCTATATTCTCCATCGGGATTCTTCCTTGTTTTGGGAGTGCTAATAGCATTCTTTGGGATTGCAATGGCCATTCTTGGATATTGGCCCCAAAAGGAACAGCTTTTAGGAGCTGAAGATAATCTATCTGTAAATGAAACCCAGGTCCTGAGAAGCCAAGGAAGCATTTTACTTCGTTTCTTTGAACAACATGTGCACTCGGATAAGATGAAAATGCTGGGCCCTTTTACTATGGGCATTGgaatcttcatttttatttgtgcaaaTGCCGTTCTGCATGAAAACCGTgataaggaaacaaaaatcataCACATGAGAGACATATATTCCACTGTAATAGACATCCACACCCTGAGGATCaaggaacaaaagcagctgagTGGTGCCTACACTGGCTTGTTGGGGGAAGGAGAACTCCGGCACAGTGGGAGCTCGTGTGCATCACGGCTGGCTGCGAACACAGTTGCAACATTCTCTGGCTTCAAGGGTAATTTTAGAATGGATAGTTCTGCTGAAGAGGATGAGATTACCCTAAACGAAGACAGGACCACTGGTAGcctcctgccacctctgctgACTGAGCAATCTGGCTCAGTTTTTGGAATTTACCCTCCCTCCAGCAAGGCTTCAGATGACAAGAACCCTGGCTCTATAAAGTGTGAAACAAAATCCATTGTATCATCTTCTATTAGTGCTTTCACACTGCCAGTAATTAAACTGAATAACTGTGTTATTGATGAGCCCAGTATAGACAACATAACTGAGGACTCGGAGATCACTCGGAGTCGGTCTAGAAATCTGTCGATGGATTCTCTGGCCATTCCATTAACTGATACCAATGAATCCTGCAGAccagctgctgccatgctgcCACGACACAATTCATTTGTGGACACTCCATCTGATCAGTTCAAATCTTCTATGACTCTTGGGCCAAGCACAGGAAAGCTTTTATCCCCTGGCGCTGCCAGGAAACAGTTCGGGTCCAACACATCTCTGCATCTTCTGTCTTCACATTCGAAGTCCCTGGACTTGGACAGGGGTCCATCTACACTCACTGTCCAAGCTGAACAAAGGAAACACCCCAGCTGGCCCAGACTGGATCGGAGCAACAGTAAAGGATATATGAAACTAGAAAACAAAGAGGACCCAATGGATAGGTTACTTGTGCCACAAGCAGCAGTCAAGAAAGACTTTACTAATAAGGAAAAGCTTCTTATGATATCAAGATCTCATAATAATTTGAGTTTTGAACATGACGAGTTTTTGAGTAACAACCTGAAGCGAGGAACTTCTGAAACaaggttttaatatttaaattgcaATTTAGAAGATgtcatacagtatttttaaaaaatactcaaacATTTTGAcaagtgtttccttttcagtgagACTAGTACAAGCCTGTTTTTACCAGATGCTTAATAGCCCATTAAAATTGGCTTGTGTGAACAGAGATCTTCATCTTTGTAATGCCAAGAGTTTTTTGTCTTAGTAACATACAGCTGCAATACTGTACATTATCATTGCTCAGAGAGTTTTGGTATGACTGATTCCAATTTTTCCCAAATCATTATTACTTTTGTTCTATATAAGCGTGTTACTTTTATCAgtttgcactggaaaaaaagctcCATTTACCTATAAGTTCTGTTTATTTAATGACTGCAAGAGTCTGAAAATGGTGCTTGTGGTCTAGAATGGGAATTAAGCAGGAGCACATACTGGAATTGTCAAATCCAGGCCTTTATCCTAGgtattatttttcacatacaGTACATCTCGGTAACTAGAGTCTTGCCATTGTCATTGTGAGAAACTTGTTTACATattggggtgggtgggtagaAAAGAGTGGgtataattaaaacaatttttgtgATTTCATTGTAATTGGTCGAGTTGAATACCAGTGTTGTGAATTATTAACTATGCTTTGTACAATAATCTTTCTACGTCCATTGTAATTTAATCCTGTAATTCTGGGAAAACATATACAAAGcaagaaatctgaaattcttCTGAGATTAGTTCTCTAAACCACTTTGATTGGCAGCAGTTTTACAATCAAGATATACAGATTCAATTAAAATCATAGGAACATGATGAATGCCAACAGGATTTTAGAAACATGGTGTATAATCAGATGTTATTGTGACATGCATCTGAAGAGaataatggaaaattaatatattgcCTCTCATTACAATAGCGAGAAGCTAAATAACTAGATCTCCGTGTTCAAAATACTGATACAAAGCATACAATTCAATATGTATACTAACATAGCATGAAAGCCCCTTGCCTAAATTTGGATTTATATATTTCACATAATTATTGGTGTGGTGGTTCAGTGGAGGCTTAGCTGTGGCAATTTGCGTTACAAGGTTTTGCAAAAGGAAGTgacat
Encoded here:
- the TMEM200A gene encoding transmembrane protein 200A; this encodes MIATGGVITGLAALKRQDSARSQQHVNLATAPASEEKKPVRRRPRADVVIVRGKIRLYSPSGFFLVLGVLIAFFGIAMAILGYWPQKEQLLGAEDNLSVNETQVLRSQGSILLRFFEQHVHSDKMKMLGPFTMGIGIFIFICANAVLHENRDKETKIIHMRDIYSTVIDIHTLRIKEQKQLSGAYTGLLGEGELRHSGSSCASRLAANTVATFSGFKGNFRMDSSAEEDEITLNEDRTTGSLLPPLLTEQSGSVFGIYPPSSKASDDKNPGSIKCETKSIVSSSISAFTLPVIKLNNCVIDEPSIDNITEDSEITRSRSRNLSMDSLAIPLTDTNESCRPAAAMLPRHNSFVDTPSDQFKSSMTLGPSTGKLLSPGAARKQFGSNTSLHLLSSHSKSLDLDRGPSTLTVQAEQRKHPSWPRLDRSNSKGYMKLENKEDPMDRLLVPQAAVKKDFTNKEKLLMISRSHNNLSFEHDEFLSNNLKRGTSETRF